One window from the genome of Paramisgurnus dabryanus chromosome 20, PD_genome_1.1, whole genome shotgun sequence encodes:
- the LOC135787168 gene encoding transmembrane 9 superfamily member 3, whose product MGLFRWKIASVVLTTVLSLLTVRADEHEHKYEDKEEVVLWMNTVGPYHNRQETYKYFSLPFCVGTKKTISHYHETLGEALQGVELEFSGLDIRFKDEVLQGTYCDIDLDKAKKDAFVYAIKNHYWYQMYIDDLPIWGIVGEADENGDDYYLWTYKKLEIGYNENRIVDVNLTSEGKVKLVPNTRISMSYSVKWKKSDVKFEDRFDKYLDPSFFQHRIHWFSIFNSFMMVIFLVGLVSMILMRTLRKDYARYSKEEEMDDMDRDLGDEYGWKQVHGDVFRPSSHPLIFSSLIGSGCQIFSVSFIVIVLAMIEDLYTERGSMLSTAIFVYAATSPVNGYFGGSLYAKQGGRRWIKQMFIGAFLIPAMVCGTAFFINFIAIYYHASRAIPFGTMVAVCCICFFVILPLNLVGTILGRNLSGQPNFPCRVNAVPRPIPEKKWFMEPAVIVCLGGILPFGSIFIEMYFIFTSFWAYKIYYVYGFMMLVLVILCIVTVCVTIVCTYFLLNAEDYRWQWTSFLSAASTAVYVYMYSFYYYFFKTKMYGLFQTSFYFGYMAVFSTALGIMCGAVGYMGTSAFVRKIYTNVKID is encoded by the exons ATGGGGCTCTTCAGGTGGAAGATCGCATCGGTTGTCTTGACGACTGTTTTGAGTTTATTAACAGTTCGAGCGGATGAACACGAGCACAAG TACGAAGATAAAGAGGAGGTGGTTCTATGGATGAATACTGTGGGCCCTTATCACAACAGACAAGAGACTTATAAATACTTCTCTCTACCATTCTGTGTGGGTACGAAGAAAACTATCAGCCATTATCATGAGACATTAGGAGAAGCACTGCAGGGGGTAGAATTGGAGTTCAGCGGTCTGGACATTAGATTTAAAG ATGAGGTGTTGCAGGGAACATATTGTGATATTGACCTGGACAAAGCTAAAAAAGATGCGTTTGTCTATGCCATCAAGAACCActactggtaccaaatgtatatagATGACCTTCCCATCTGGG GAATTGTTGGTGAAGCTGATGAGAATGGGGATGACTATTATCTCTGGACTTACAAAAAGCTAGAAATCGGATACAATGAGAATAGGATCGTGGATGTTAACCTGACCAGCGAGGGGAAAGTCAAGCTTGTTCCAAACACAAGAATTAGCATGTCTTACTCT GTTAAATGGAAAAAATCTGATGTGAAATTTGAGGATAGATTTGACAAATACCTTGATCCATCTTTCTTTCAACACAGA ATTCACTGGTTCTCAATATTCAACTCCTTTATGATGGTGATTTTCCTGGTGGGTCTTGTTTCAATGATTCTGATGAGGACATTAAGGAAAGACTACGCCAGATACAGCAAAGAAGAGGAAATGGATGACATG GATCGTGATCTTGGTGATGAATATGGGTGGAAGCAGGTTCATggtgatgtgttcaggccatcCAGCCACCCACTGATCTTCTCCTCCCTCATCGGCTCTGGATGTCAGATCTTCTCTGTTTCTTTTATAGTTATTGTTTTGGCAATGATTGAAGACTTGTATACAGA AAGAGGCTCCATGCTTAGTACAGCCATATTTGTTTATGCTGCTACATCCCCAGTCAACGGCTACTTTGGCGGAAGTCTGTATGCAAAACAAGGAG GCAGGAGATGGATAAAACAGATGTTTATTGGAGCTTTTCTGATTCCTGCCATGGTGTGTGGCACAGCGTTCTTCATCAATTTCATTGCCATTTATTACCATGCATCCAGAGCCATCCCATTCGGCACCATG GTTGCAGTCTGCTGCATCTGTTTCTTTGTAATTCTGCCACTAAACCTGGTGGGGACAATCCTGGGCAGGAACCTGTCTGGCCAGCCCAACTTTCCCTGCAGGGTCAACGCTGTACCCAGGCCCATACCTGAAAAGAAATG GTTTATGGAACCAGCTGTTATTGTGTGTCTGGGTGGCATCCTTCCATTCGGATCAATATTTATTGAGAT GTACTTCATTTTTACATCTTTCTGGGCCTATAAGATTTACTATGTTTATGGATTCATGATGCTGGTACTGGTGATCTTGTGCATAGTGACGGTCTGTGTTACCATCGTCTGTACATACTTCCTACTCAACGCTGAAGACTACAGATG GCAGTGGACAAGCTTTCTCTCTGCAGCATCAACAGCAGTTTATGTTTACATGTACTCCTTCTACTACTATTTCTTCAAAACAAA GATGTATGGCTTATTTCAGACGTCATTCTATTTTGGATACATGGCTGTGTTCAGTACTGCTCTGGGTATTATGTGTG GAGCGGTTGGTTACATGGGAACAAGTGCCTTTGTAAGGAAGATCTACACAAATGTGAAAATCGACTGA
- the prdx3 gene encoding thioredoxin-dependent peroxide reductase, mitochondrial: protein MLTRRCTHTGKMAATIGRLLATSTRRAAVNGLRAFIPHTGASVIRAPKTLSCTATQKACFSISTAKWAPAVTQPAPHFKGTAVINGEFKEICLEDFKGKYLVLFFYPLDFTFVCPTEIIAFSDKANEFRDVNCEVIGVSVDSHFTHLAWTNTPRKSGGLGKIHIPLLADLTKQVSRDYGVLLEGPGIALRGLFLIDPNGIIRHMSVNDLPVGRSVEETIRLVKAFQFVETHGEVCPASWTPKSPTIKPTPDGSKEYFEKVN from the exons ATGCTCACACGAAGGTGCACACATACAGGCAAGATGGCAGCCACCATTGGGAGACTTCTCGCGACTTCT ACACGAAGAGCTGCAGTGAATGGACTGAGGGCCTTCATCCCTCACACTGGAGCTTCAGTGATCAGAGCCCCGAAAACCCTGTCTTGCACTGCCACACAAAAGGCTTGTTTCTCAATCA GCACGGCTAAATGGGCTCCAGCAGTAACTCAACCAGCTCCTCACTTCAAAGGCACTGCTGTTATTAATGGAGAGTTCAAGGAAATCTGCCTTGAAGATTTTAAGGGCAAATATTTGGTCCTTTTCTTTTACCcacttgattt CACGTTTGTATGTCCCACAGAGATCATTGCCTTCAGTGACAAAGCTAATGAGTTTCGGGATGTAAACTGTGAAGTAATTGGAGTGTCTGTGGACTCTCATTTTACCCACTTGGCATGGACTAACACCCCAAGAAAG AGTGGAGGATTAGGGAAAATTCACATTCCCCTGTTGGCTGACCTAACAAAGCAAGTGTCCAGAGACTATGGGGTCCTACTGGAGGGCCCTGGCATTGCTTTAAG GGGGCTTTTCCTAATTGACCCTAATGGAATTATCCGACACATGAGTGTAAACGACCTGCCAGTTGGGCGCTCCGTTGAAGAGACTATTCGTCTGGTTAAGGCCTTCCAATTTGTGGAAACCCACGGAGAAGTCTGTCCTGCCAGCTGGACCCCAAAATCACCCACG ATCAAGCCAACACCAGATGGCTCGAAGGAATACTTTGAGAAAGTCAACTAA
- the LOC135787170 gene encoding lysophosphatidylserine lipase ABHD12-like isoform X3, whose amino-acid sequence MKRRVNQTESKVTSAEKPQRAGRHKDSNVQSRSQGSVWTKVVILALCILTIPFLLQFFTASVDLSRPSDVGLNYTINFYLEPEAGVRVGVWFTVPKHKWKESQGKDLRWYEKALGDGSPVFIYLHGNAGNRAFPPHRIGVAHILSNAGYHVLVLDYRGFGDSTGEPTEAGLTTDTIHLYNWVKARSGNSLVCVWGHSLGTGVSTNTAVKLLEQGKNFDGIILEGAFSNVIGANAGKLPHPFTWFYWRFPYIQYFLFNPLKNNIWNFPTHENLEKIRTPVMILHAEDDPLAPFAVAQELYRIAKNAQNSEKRVKLIPFEASLGYVHNQLYRDSRLPDIIREFVQSLEV is encoded by the exons ATGAAGAGAAGAGTTAATCAAACTGAAAGCAAAGTTACATCTGCAGAAAAACCGCAGCGCGCTGGTCGTCATAAGGACTCAAATGTGCAGTCAAG ATCACAGGGTTCGGTGTGGACTAAAGTTGTAATTCTTGCACTCTGCATCCTGACAATACCATTTCTTCTGCAATTCTTCACTG CTTCTGTTGACCTCAGCCGACCTTCAGATGTAGGTCTCAATTATACTATAAATTTCTACCTAGAACCTGAGGCAGGGGTGAGAGTGGGCGTGTG GTTTACAGTACCTAAACATAAATGGAAGGAGTCACAGGGGAAAGATCTACGCTGGTATGAGAAAGCTCTGGGAGATGGATCACCCGTTTTTATTTACCTCCATGGCAATGCAGGCAACAG AGCTTTCCCTCCTCATCGAATTGGAGTTGCCCAT ATCTTGAGTAATGCTGGATATCACGTCCTAGTATTAGATTACAGAG GTTTTGGGGATTCTACCGGTGAACCCACAGAGGCTGGTCTGACTACAGATACCATACACTTGTACAACTGGGTTAAGGCACGCAGCGGAAACAGTCTGGTCTGTGTTTGGGGTCACTCACTTGGTACTGG TGTTTCAACAAACACTGCAGTGAAATTACTTGAGCAAG GAAAAAATTTTGATGGAATAATACTTGAGGGAGCATTTTCTAATGTAATAGGAGCTAATGCGGGAAAACTTCCACACCCCTTTACTTGG TTTTATTGGAGGTTCCCATACATTCAGTACTTTCTTTTCAATccattaaaaaacaacatttggAACTTTCCAACTCATGAGAA TTTGGAAAAAATCAGAACCCCCGTTATGATTCTTCATGCTGAAGACGACCCATTAGCACCCTTTGCAGTGGCCCAAGAG TTGTACAGAATAGCAAAAAATGCCCAGAACTCTGAGAAACGAGTGAAGTTGATACCATTTGAGGCATCACTTGGATATGTACACAATCAGCTCTATAGAGATTCTCGTTTGCCTGATATAATAAG gGAGTTTGTACAGTCACTGGAGGTATGA